A genomic segment from Gemmatimonadales bacterium encodes:
- a CDS encoding general secretion pathway protein GspK — protein MNRKGFVLLSVLWVVVVISAIGVTVLASIRLGSRLTANRDYLARAEWARASCGEILKARYAATPRLWVLDTIALGRGTWCTGKMTDADQLFNINLATDGQLLQLLGSDSLASAVRDWVDDDTVDAHGLAEGRWYRERGRRAPRNGPLVSIEELLLVRGVDPSLVDRLRPRVSVLGNNRRLDVHANPADQPPTTIVADLSAGVRGTPLIVQGRVAFRTAGTRLATLWQEFP, from the coding sequence ATGAACAGGAAAGGGTTCGTGCTGCTTTCGGTGCTCTGGGTTGTCGTCGTCATCTCAGCGATTGGCGTCACCGTACTGGCCTCTATCCGTCTCGGTTCTCGCCTAACGGCGAACCGAGACTATCTGGCCCGGGCTGAATGGGCACGGGCGTCGTGCGGGGAGATTCTGAAAGCCCGATATGCAGCCACACCGCGGCTTTGGGTTCTGGACACGATTGCGTTGGGTCGCGGGACGTGGTGCACCGGAAAAATGACGGATGCAGATCAACTGTTCAACATCAACCTCGCGACCGATGGTCAATTGCTCCAACTGCTAGGCTCCGACTCCCTGGCGTCGGCCGTGCGGGATTGGGTCGATGACGATACGGTCGATGCCCATGGTCTGGCAGAGGGCCGCTGGTATCGTGAGCGTGGCCGCAGGGCACCGAGAAACGGGCCGCTGGTGTCGATCGAGGAGCTGCTGCTGGTCAGAGGAGTCGACCCGTCCTTGGTCGATCGTCTTCGTCCACGAGTCAGTGTTCTAGGTAACAACCGACGGCTTGATGTACATGCTAACCCTGCAGACCAGCCGCCAACCACCATTGTAGCGGATCTCTCGGCCGGTGTTCGCGGTACTCCGTTGATTGTTCAAGGGCGAGTGGCCTTCCGTACGGCGGGGACTCGATTGGCGACGCTCTGGCAGGAGTTTCCATGA
- a CDS encoding type II secretion system protein, with amino-acid sequence MRGRHGFTVIELLIGLAVGGVVLILAGAVMGQLAADAGRVVRVRDALDRRAEARAFLTSAFRSLQVGQGDDDNFLGSAQATEFTARMETARGWFEPRRLVLMGEGGRVLLRTVGEGAITLFEHVDGLEAQYLLTSGGSSEWLQGWHSPSTAPVAIRLILWWSEKERVESVSDTLLFVIGSRG; translated from the coding sequence ATGAGGGGCCGCCACGGGTTTACGGTCATCGAACTCCTTATCGGGTTAGCGGTGGGAGGTGTTGTACTGATCCTCGCGGGGGCCGTGATGGGGCAGCTTGCCGCCGATGCCGGGCGTGTGGTCAGAGTGCGAGACGCACTCGACCGTCGGGCGGAAGCCCGTGCCTTCCTCACCTCGGCGTTTCGGTCGCTGCAGGTGGGGCAGGGGGATGATGACAACTTTCTTGGATCGGCGCAGGCAACCGAGTTCACGGCGCGCATGGAGACCGCTCGTGGCTGGTTCGAACCGCGCCGCCTCGTGCTGATGGGTGAAGGTGGCCGAGTGCTCCTTCGAACAGTTGGTGAAGGCGCGATCACGCTTTTCGAGCACGTAGACGGACTGGAAGCCCAGTATCTCCTGACATCTGGAGGCAGCAGCGAATGGCTGCAGGGATGGCATTCGCCCTCCACCGCACCCGTGGCGATCCGCCTCATCCTATGGTGGTCAGAAAAGGAACGCGTGGAGTCCGTGTCCGACACACTGCTGTTCGTGATTGGCAGTCGCGGATGA
- a CDS encoding type II secretion system protein has protein sequence MSGRSGTTLVELLVVITILGTLAGITAFTIGPSGSGTAQHDQEQEGRRRAVLSGTAVTLTEVADSGRAMVVRYLPDGRVIKEPVNGQ, from the coding sequence GTGAGCGGGCGGTCAGGAACGACGCTGGTCGAGTTGCTTGTGGTTATCACCATCCTGGGCACGCTGGCTGGTATTACCGCATTTACGATCGGGCCGAGCGGATCCGGAACTGCGCAGCACGACCAGGAGCAGGAAGGACGTCGCCGCGCGGTCCTCAGCGGAACGGCAGTCACTTTGACTGAGGTGGCGGATTCGGGCCGGGCAATGGTTGTCCGCTACCTGCCCGACGGTCGAGTGATCAAGGAGCCCGTCAATGGCCAGTAG
- a CDS encoding type II secretion system F family protein, which produces MRPFAYVAADASGTTRRGRVLAASQRAAVERLSHDGLLPIQVTEARRRGHLGGGPSSKQLAHLMRGIAGLTGVGMPLARAVESCRRLARGPLVEVLDEVSEHLRHGQTLSAALMQSGAGLSRAAQGMLEASERGSRIDQGLEQVAAALEREVELRSRLRQALAYPLLLTVVGLFSTALIVGVVIPRFATLLEDLGQAPPPITQLLLNVARLGVAHWFSLMLVLGASTAALLAYLRRPHGRLAFDGVLLRMPLVGPLIVQRASGRVAEALGGMLVAGMPLLPSFDAAVVAAGNRELQRRLEQVRRHVAAGSRLATSLEREAALDHDVLQLVALGEANGQLGPMLLRAGERALTDGEQRIKALVGLIEPLLIIAFALGVGFVAAALLQAVYALRPGMGS; this is translated from the coding sequence ATGAGACCTTTTGCGTACGTTGCGGCGGATGCCAGTGGCACCACTCGACGTGGACGAGTGCTGGCGGCATCGCAACGCGCTGCGGTCGAACGACTGAGCCACGATGGACTCCTCCCGATTCAGGTGACCGAAGCTCGCCGCCGAGGACACCTCGGTGGCGGACCAAGCTCGAAGCAGTTGGCGCATCTGATGCGCGGTATCGCCGGTCTTACCGGCGTTGGGATGCCACTGGCCAGGGCGGTCGAATCGTGCCGCCGCCTGGCGCGAGGCCCCCTCGTTGAGGTCCTGGACGAGGTCAGTGAGCACCTCCGTCATGGTCAGACCTTGTCCGCTGCGTTGATGCAGAGTGGGGCCGGGCTTTCACGCGCAGCTCAGGGAATGCTGGAAGCATCTGAGCGCGGGAGTCGGATTGATCAGGGACTCGAGCAGGTGGCTGCGGCCCTCGAACGGGAGGTCGAGCTGCGATCGCGCCTGCGTCAGGCCCTCGCGTACCCTCTCCTGCTGACGGTTGTCGGTCTGTTCTCGACGGCGCTGATCGTCGGTGTCGTCATCCCTCGCTTTGCCACCCTGTTGGAGGATCTCGGACAGGCTCCACCCCCGATAACGCAGCTGTTGCTGAATGTGGCGCGCTTGGGCGTCGCTCACTGGTTCTCGCTGATGTTGGTGCTGGGCGCATCAACCGCAGCATTGCTCGCCTACCTTCGCCGACCTCACGGGCGTCTTGCGTTCGATGGCGTGTTGCTTCGCATGCCACTCGTCGGCCCGCTCATCGTCCAGCGTGCTTCGGGTCGTGTTGCCGAAGCGCTCGGCGGCATGCTCGTGGCGGGCATGCCGCTCCTGCCCAGCTTTGATGCCGCGGTGGTGGCGGCGGGCAATCGCGAGCTGCAACGGCGCCTGGAACAGGTGCGCCGGCACGTGGCGGCCGGGAGCCGGCTCGCAACGAGCCTCGAACGCGAAGCTGCGCTGGATCACGACGTGCTTCAGTTGGTCGCATTGGGTGAGGCGAACGGCCAATTGGGCCCGATGCTTCTCCGCGCAGGCGAGCGAGCGTTGACGGACGGGGAGCAGCGAATCAAGGCGCTCGTGGGACTCATCGAGCCCCTATTGATTATCGCTTTTGCGCTCGGCGTTGGGTTTGTGGCCGCTGCGCTCCTCCAAGCGGTGTACGCCCTTCGGCCGGGGATGGGTTCGTGA
- the gspG gene encoding type II secretion system major pseudopilin GspG, with protein sequence MVSPKSGQGSRRSRRWSVSPERERGFTLIELLVVISVVAILAGVVTPLVFRNVGDAKQAAVRTQVAILELALDAYRLDNDFYPSTGQGLAALVSRPEGVPAARNWRGPYLKRGVPVDPWGRAYIYRSPSQDASSVEYDLGSLGRDGAPGGDGDDADVGLRAAESAR encoded by the coding sequence ATGGTATCGCCAAAGTCAGGGCAGGGATCACGACGATCGAGGAGGTGGTCCGTGTCACCGGAACGTGAGCGCGGTTTTACGTTGATCGAGCTATTGGTCGTCATCAGCGTCGTTGCCATCCTTGCTGGAGTCGTGACGCCCCTGGTGTTCCGAAACGTGGGAGACGCGAAGCAGGCAGCCGTTCGGACACAAGTCGCGATCCTCGAACTGGCTCTCGACGCCTATCGTCTCGACAATGATTTCTACCCAAGCACGGGTCAGGGGTTGGCGGCCCTCGTGTCGCGGCCTGAGGGCGTACCGGCTGCGCGTAACTGGAGAGGCCCGTATCTCAAGCGGGGCGTGCCCGTTGACCCCTGGGGCCGCGCGTACATCTATCGAAGCCCAAGCCAGGACGCGAGCAGCGTGGAGTATGACCTGGGTTCACTCGGGCGTGACGGAGCACCCGGCGGCGACGGAGACGACGCTGATGTAGGTCTACGTGCTGCTGAAAGCGCGCGATGA